Genomic segment of Benincasa hispida cultivar B227 chromosome 1, ASM972705v1, whole genome shotgun sequence:
TGGTGTCTATTTCAGCCTTCTCTAAGAGCATTCAAGTCATCCTTTTTTCTATTCAAGTTCAAGTCAGAGCATTTGGAATTAGATTAGATATGTTGAGAGCAGTATGTTGGTTTTAAAATTAACTGACATCTTAGAGATTTGTGTGAGGCTGTTCTACTTGTTTATTTCCCTCTTTCGGCTCCCATATGGCCATTTCTTCTCTCCCAAGATCATGAATTGTCATGTTTAGtagagaaaattttcatttttttaatcatgtTGTTAGTGGAGTCATGTTTTGATTTATGTTGGATGTCTGTATCATTGCAGATCTTACGCCATCTCGAGAACAGGAATGAAGTGCACAGGGAAGCTATAAATGTTTGTAAGGATATCTTGCAGCAGAAGGATGTGGATTGGGAACCTGTATTACGCAATGATCTATCTGAGCCAATTAGCAACGTAGATCTTGTCGTTACGGTTGGTGGTGATGGCACTCTTTTGcgggctagccatttcttggaTGAGTCCATTCCTGTTCTCGGAGTAAATTCTGATCCTACACAAGTGGATGAGGTAACTTTGTGATTTGATTCCTTTGGAAAGGACTGATTATTGGTGTAGATTTCTTTTAGTTAAATCACTCTTACATTGAAAAGGAAATCCCggtttctcttaaaaaaaaaaaaaataataataataataaataaataaataaatatatacaaatttagtccttaaactttgaTTTTTGTGTCTATCTAGTCCTAAAATTTATAGGATTTCAATTATGTCCTTGACCTTTGAATAATGAGTATATGCAATCTCTTTCGTtgtctaaataataatatagaaCATCGTATTGGTTGATTCGGCACAACAGGGTAGAAAAATAGCATAATGATGTGATGTGAACAATTGGATAACTTGAACTCTACATGCAATCTTGGTTGAAAACAATGTATCAAAGTCCTTTTATAAAATATGATACTGTATTATATCGAACTATCCTCCATGTAGAATCATAACTTGAAGGTCTAAGATGTCAATGAAATGTTTTAAGGTTGGGGAATAAACACAcctctaaatttgtaatttttaaccTTTATTTTACCTTATACAGTATTTACCAGATGTTTTCTGGTCTAGGTAGAAGAGTTCAGCAATGAGTTTGATGCTTCAAGAAGCACAGGCCATCTCTGTGCTGCCACTGTCAATAACTTTGAGCAAGTAAGTCTGCTTTACCTTGCATTCAAAGAGTGTTTGGCTTTGGATCTCTATTTTCCATCGCTCTCTAGTATTGACAATGATCTATATATGTTAGCAATAACAGGATGAAGCAGGATGTCAATTTATCCAATTGGTCTTAAATTTAATCTGGTTTTGGAAAACAATATTTAGCTCTAAAGAATTTGTGCTTTCAAATGATTGAATTGGCTGGTATCTAATTTCGAGTAGTATGAGTTTTGACTCTTATTCTATTGGTTAAATTTGATGTTGCCTTATTCGAAAAATGGTATATTATCTATTATTTGGATGTTTATTAGCAATTGCCGCTTCATTTCGATGAAGCATATAGAGGGTACTATAAACTTTCCAATGCATTTTTTTTGTATGGAGAGGCATTTAGCCAAGGGGTTTCATCTTTATATAAATGTGTATTAGTAAGACCATTTATAAGTTGAGAGAAAACCAGATAAAGGAAGCCATCAAATTAGATTACTAGTGAACATGAGCAGGGAGGGTAAGAAATAAGAATTTTGCAATTGTGGGAAgtctaaaaagaaaattgaaagatGTGAATGAAATTTCTTTGTATAAAAAGAAATGTAGCATGGTGGACAATAAGATGAATGAAAGTTTTAAGAGAACAGTGCCGTTGGAAGAGATTGCTTAGAGGAAGGAAAGGAGGAAGTGTTTGGGAGAATATTTCTTAATTTgttcattaaaaaatttataaaaggtTAAGATGACTAAGGAGCCTCAAAGAATTAAAGTCATGGAGTAGAGTTGTGGTTGGGGTTCCCTTTCCCAATAACAAGGTAGAAATTCAAATCTTTGACCTTGTGGTCGAAGATATAATGCATTAACCAATTAAGCGAAGCTCAAATTAGCATCAGGGTAAGGGTTGTAGCCACATAATGCATTAAGGCTTGAGTAAAATATGGGAGGAATTCCTGCTTATCAAAGCCATAATTTTATGGAGATGATTGATATTAACAAAAATGTGGAACATGTTGATTAAAATTGTATTCTATTTGAGGAATATTGTAGCTGTTGGAAGAATGGGATAAGTTGTTGGGAAAGGCACAAGGAGTGATTGTAATGGATATCTTAATTTGTTACGTAGTTGGATTCATGTAAAATTCAATCCTTTAAGATCAGATGCTTTTAGTTATCACCGGCAAATACACTTCATACAGGTATTAGACAGCATCCTCAGTGGTGAGGCAGTTCCTTCCAAGTTGTCAAGGATATCTTTATCTGTAAATTCGGAGCTGCTCACAAAATATCCTCTTAACGATGTACTAATTGCACATCCGTGTCCTGCGTCGGTCTCTCGATTCTCGTTCAAGTAAGAAATTGTACTCTTGCATTATTCTATAATGTTCTTGGTTTATGTTTGAGTTATCTTCATTAACCTCTTCCACTCTACAGAATTAGGAATGAGCAGTCTTGTTCGCCTTTATTGAACTGTCGATCGAGTGGTCTAAGAATTTCGACTGCTGCTGGATCAACAGCTGCAATGCTATCTGCAGGTGGATTTCCTATGCCTATTCTATCTCGAAAGCTTCAGTACATGGTACGAGAGCCCATCGCCCCAGGAAAACTGTCCAGTTTTATGCACGAGACGATATTGCCTGATCAATCGATTGAAATGGCATGGCTTTGTAACGAGGGTGTAATTTACATTGATGGTTCTCATATTTGTCATCCTATTGAATATGGTGACATTGTTGAAATATCCTCCAAGGCTCCGAGTCTCAGAGTTTTCTTGCCGCATCTAATGATGCACACGGTGAGGGCAGGAGAAACAGGAGAAACTTCAGAGCATCAGACATATCCAAAATTGTAGATAACTGCATATATGTAGATGAGTCGGCAACAGAAGTGTTTTGAGAAAATGATTGAGCATGAAGTTTAGGTTATATTTCTAACTCAAGATTGTGAATCAACTTGTGAGATCATCAACAACACTCATCTGATGGACAAAGTGAGgcattttttttcacttttatgtatatatagaATTAGTGAGTATTGAAAGGTCGATGATGTCTCAATTTTGTGGAAATATCAATGATggatatttctttaaaaaaaaattataaacccaaattttctaaaataaataaattaataaatcttaaactaaAATGGGTTAAAATgcttatatttatattatattcacttTAGAAACATTTTAAATGCTTTATCAACTTTATAA
This window contains:
- the LOC120091881 gene encoding NADH kinase isoform X1 codes for the protein MLCVRPISKLSPPNPNFLCNRMAMKRLLLFLKPFDANPVLHSDGFSRVTTPQILRHLENRNEVHREAINVCKDILQQKDVDWEPVLRNDLSEPISNVDLVVTVGGDGTLLRASHFLDESIPVLGVNSDPTQVDEVEEFSNEFDASRSTGHLCAATVNNFEQVLDSILSGEAVPSKLSRISLSVNSELLTKYPLNDVLIAHPCPASVSRFSFKIRNEQSCSPLLNCRSSGLRISTAAGSTAAMLSAGGFPMPILSRKLQYMVREPIAPGKLSSFMHETILPDQSIEMAWLCNEGVIYIDGSHICHPIEYGDIVEISSKAPSLRVFLPHLMMHTVRAGETGETSEHQTYPKL
- the LOC120091881 gene encoding NADH kinase isoform X2, with the translated sequence MLVLKLTDILEICVRLFYLFISLFRLPYGHFFSPKIMNCHILRHLENRNEVHREAINVCKDILQQKDVDWEPVLRNDLSEPISNVDLVVTVGGDGTLLRASHFLDESIPVLGVNSDPTQVDEVEEFSNEFDASRSTGHLCAATVNNFEQVLDSILSGEAVPSKLSRISLSVNSELLTKYPLNDVLIAHPCPASVSRFSFKIRNEQSCSPLLNCRSSGLRISTAAGSTAAMLSAGGFPMPILSRKLQYMVREPIAPGKLSSFMHETILPDQSIEMAWLCNEGVIYIDGSHICHPIEYGDIVEISSKAPSLRVFLPHLMMHTVRAGETGETSEHQTYPKL